A genomic segment from Pectinophora gossypiella chromosome 3, ilPecGoss1.1, whole genome shotgun sequence encodes:
- the LOC126382044 gene encoding 60S ribosomal protein L8, which translates to MGRVIRAQRKGAGSVFVSHTKKRKGAPKLRSLDYAERHGYIKGVVKDIIHDPGRGAPLAVVHFRDPYKFKTRKELFIAPEGLYTGQFVYCGKKATLEVGNVMPVGAMPEGTIVCNLEEKMGDRGRLARASGNFATVIGHNPDAKRTRVKLPSGTKKVLPSSNRGMVGIVAGGGRIDKPILKAGRAYHKYKVKRNCWPYVRGVAMNPVEHPHGGGNHQHIGKASTVKRGTSAGRKVGLIAARRTGRIRGGKTDNKKEA; encoded by the exons ATGGGTCGAGTAATTCGTGCTCAACGTAAAGGTGCCGGTTCAGTCTTCGTGTCACACACGAAGAAAAGAAAAGGAGCCCCAAAACTTCGTTCCTTAGACTATGCTGAGCGTCATGGTTATATCAAGGGAGTCGTAAAG GACATCATCCACGACCCTGGTAGGGGTGCTCCTCTTGCGGTCGTTCATTTCCGTGACCCTTACAAGTTCAAGACACGCAAGGAGCTCTTCATCGCTCCCGAAGGTCTTTACACTGGCCAGTTCGTATATTGTGGAAAGAAAGCCACCCTTGAAGTTG GTAATGTGATGCCTGTAGGTGCTATGCCTGAGGGTACCATTGTGTGCAATTTGGAAGAAAAAATGGGTGACCGAGGCCGGCTTGCTCGTGCATCTGGAAACTTCGCCACAGTTATTGGACACAATCCCGATGCCAAGCGCACTAGAGTTAAGTTGCCCTCTGGCACAAAGAAGGTTCTGCCATCAAGCAACAGAGGCATGGTTG GTATCGTTGCTGGAGGTGGTCGTATTGACAAGCCCATCCTGAAGGCTGGCCGTGCATACCACAAGTATAAGGTGAAGCGTAACTGCTGGCCATATGTACGTGGTGTTGCCATGAACCCTGTAGAGCATCCTCACGGTGGTGGTAACCATCAACACATtg GTAAGGCTTCGACTGTCAAGAGAGGAACATCCGCCGGTCGCAAGGTTGGTCTCATCGCTGCCCGCAGGACCGGAAGAATTCGTGGTGGCAAGACCGACAACAAGAAGGAGGCGTAA
- the LOC126382043 gene encoding cilium assembly protein DZIP1L, translating into MLSENNIMASKTSYELHHHFPRLAEESGFTFNVHRPRIHIDWNKIRLIDVESIIKERKFVLLEQHLNDILYCVLESEFDVRILDEGVMKMFRLAQLAVEYQQFCRHYLDRSVYVLREEITALAQELDVTKKNLREKEEELRKLKRKTKHTYRTPLPYGNDNIANMILKTLTNKSDMFPSTSTVDALQYNKCSYCDKVFLNQLYLKSHLTRRHAITTEIPQKDVSENVQNTSTEKENSKLVDEITELKTKLKEMENLLTKVNSQTSANISPDPKVSAVNREHNNENFDKKMKDAEVSVNNEYNLLDKIEEWKKEEHEKYNKEINLLRTQIVEIVNSFKSKEMDKPVQNSEPNNNLIEELHSTIKQQGTEIHVLRQELINTRLASENEEKDRKKETEAQMSIWAKRVEVQTKQYEALLQKLNEVAQESIEARAQAEAERTRAAHLQVLLQESQNNKTNENTNKQNNYHNNSTLQNPNGELKNRPAKRKTHKSNPVADHKTLENLHRKAQELLNMESTSSSDASSASLEKAVAIEHVLNKKAPDKKNHKNSPDVKITNSHNKPQMKRFEKVNKHMTRDNLVVSDIKEQKVKREKSKSHLNIGAKMGNGTVVPPGSPMKLVRAKITEEVNSRLVTIGVDPLKNRLPKNYFQKQKMQLHQHHELKSKKNPDYQKVKHSILAYLDSNTSGRKKEVPDIQDYVSPQKLSKAFSLSSVISNVKSKALSLVKSNDAQIKSKRKELSAEVAKKAMSLLKTPPSSAPTSPAAQRLEKEKRVSSAEGTKQFPQRKNNSQMTSDTKNKQKSKKQMKPVNAGYTDDDSSESDHRYYNPAVVQQTAKSIESLIKSPARRPASATADYNGSVRKLILNNDDNGLLRSQSATNVSEYKNKYMTVQEIHQRNNLLEEPVKPNLENSSEESLSIAAPLNKAESERNIPKQTKGVLKNASSITSLSKKKVLFDMDAIQMKSVSASPSQSTTEKSDNNEKFELGLVNLDGEEWDISSIENEPLKNDTKIQVISRTSPKIAELKRTIESQLARRNETPSTALVGRVDLLPAPMARASSVAGSNTSLGSSILDESDGIPAVNPKAFIKPKKVAEKDDSEIDISEYSLDEGIPNKKGNDSF; encoded by the exons GTCTAATAGACGTTGAAAGCATAATAAAGGAAAGAAAATTTGTTCTCCTCGAGCAGCATTTGAATGAT ATATTGTACTGCGTTTTGGAGTCGGAGTTTGACGTCCGCATCTTGGATGAAGGCGTGATGAAGATGTTTCGGCTCGCGCAACTCGCAGTCGAGTACCAACAGTTCTGTCGGCATTATCTGGACCGCAGCGTCTACGTATTGAGGGAGGAAATCACAGCCCTTGCACAG GAGTTAGATGTCACGAAAAAGAACCTACGAGAAAAGGAAGAGGAACTacggaaattaaaaagaaaaacgaaGCATACATACAGAACACCGCTTCCCTACGGCAATGACAATATTGCAAACATGATTTTAAAAACTCTTACGAACAAAAGTGATATGTTTCCATCGACGTCTACCGTTGACGCGTTACAATATAACAAATGCAGTTATTGtgataaagtatttttaaatcaactttatttaaaaagccaCTTGACTAGGCGCCATGCCATAACAACAGAAATACCCCAGAAAGATGTGAGTGAAAATGTTCAAAATACTTCTACCGaaaaggaaaattctaaacTCGTCGACGAAATCACtgaactaaaaacaaaattgaaagAAATGGAAAATTTACTGACAAAGGTAAATAGTCAAACGAGTGCCAATATATCGCCTGACCCAAAAGTTAGTGCGGTAAATCGAGAACAtaataacgaaaattttgataaaaaaatgaagGACGCTGAAGTATCGGTTAACAACGAATACAATCTATTAGATAAAATCGAAGAATGGAAGAAAGAAGAACACGAAAAATACAATAAGGAAATAAATCTTTTACGTACACAAATAGTGGAAATCGTTAATTCttttaaaagtaaagaaatGGATAAGCCAGTCCAGAATAGCGAACCGAACAACAATTTAATAGAAGAATTACATAGCACAATCAAACAGCAGGGTACAGAAATACACGTTCTACGACAAGAATTGATTAATACG agGTTGGCATCGGAAAACGAAGAGAAAGATAGGAAAAAAGAAACCGAAGCACAGATGTCAATTTGGGCTAAACGTGTGGAAGTACAAACAAAGCAGTACGAAGCTTTACTTCAAAAGCTAAACGAAGTAGCGCAAGAATCTATAGAGGCTCGTGCGCAAGCTGAAGCAGAAAGAACTCGTGCAGCGCACTTGCAGGTGTTGCTACAGGAAAGTCAAAATAACAAAACCAACGAAAACACGaataagcaaaataattatcataacaaC AGTACACTTCAGAACCCAAATGGTGAATTAAAAAATAGACCCGCTAAACGTAAGACACATAAAAGCAATCCGGTAGCTGACCACAAGACGTTAGAAAACCTTCACCGGAAAGCCCAGGAACTTCTCAATATGGAATCCACAAGTTCCTCCGATGCATCAAGTGCTAGTCTCGAAAAAGCTGTGGCTATTGAACATGTGTTAAACAAAAAAGCACCAGATAAAAAGAATCATAAAAATTCACCAGACGTCAAGATCACTAATAGCCACAACAAGCCCCAAATGAAAAGATTTGAAAAAGTTAATAAACATATGACAAGGGATAATTTGGTGGTATCTGATATAAAGgagcaaaaagtaaaaagagaGAAATCTAAGTCTCATTTAAATATTGGAGCCAAAATGGGAAATGGCACTGTGGTACCTCCAGGAAG TCCCATGAAATTGGTTCGAGCGAAAATAACAGAAGAAGTAAACAGCCGTCTAGTAACTATCGGGGTAGATCCATTGAAAAACAGGTTGCCTAAAAATTATTTCCAGAAACAAAAAATGCAGTTGCATCAGCATCATGAATTAAAATCCAAG aaaaaccCTGATTACCAAAAAGTAAAACATTCAATATTAGCATATCTAGACTCCAATACGTCTGGTAGGAAAAAAGAAGTTCCAGATATCCAAGATTACGTCTCACCTCAAAAACTTTCTAAAGCTTTTAGCCTATCTTCCGTTATATCCAACGTTAAGAGTAAGGCGTTGTCTTTAGTGAAGTCCAACGATGCGCAGATTAAATCGAAACGCAAAGAATTAAGTGCTGAGGTTGCTAAAAAAGCCATGTCCTTACTGAAAACACCACCGAGTTCAGCACCCACCAGTCCAGCAGCTCAGAGACTGGAAAAGGAAAAAAGAGTATCGTCGGCGGAAGGGACAAAACAGTTCCCACAGAGGAAAAATAATTCTCAAATGACAAGTGATACTAAAAACAAACAGAAgtcaaaaaaacaaatgaaacccGTTAATGCAGGTTATACAGACGATGATTCCAGTGAAAGCGATCATAGATATTATAATCCAGCCGTTGTTCAGCAAACTGCTAAATCAATTGAAAGTTTGATTAAATCGCCTGCTCGCCGCCCAGCCTCAGCTACTGCAGATTACAATGGTTCGGTCCGTAAATTAATTCTAAATAATGACGACAATGGTCTTTTACGATCACAGTCTGCAACAAATGTTTCCGAATATAAGAACAAGTACATGACAGTACAAGAAATACACCAAAGAAATAACTTGCTAGAAGAGCCGGTTAAACCAAATCTAGAAAACAGCAGTGAGGAGTCTTTATCTATCGCAGCGCCTCTTAATAAAGCAGAATCTGAAAGAAACATTCCAAAACAAACTAAAGGCGTATTGAAAAACGCTTCATCAATCACTTCATTAAGTAAGAAGAAAGTGTTATTTGACATGGATGCTATacaaatgaagtctgtaagcgCATCACCCTCACAAAGTACTACAGAGAAGAGCGACAACAATGAAAAATTCGAGTTGGGTTTAGTAAATCTTGACGGGGAGGAATGGGATATATCAAG TATCGAAAATGAGCCTTTAAAAAACGACACTAAAATTCAAGTGATTTCTCGTACGAGTCCGAAAATTGCAGAGTTGAAACGAACTATAGAATCACAGTTAGCTCGGCGCAACGAGACTCCGTCAACAGCCTTGGTTGGTAGAGTGGATCTCTTACCAGCTCCAATGGCTAGGGCTTCCAGTGTTGCTGGTAGTAATACCAGTCTTGGCAGCTCTATTTTAGACGAGTCTGATGGTATACCCGCAGTAAACCCTAAAGCCTTCATCAAACCGAAAAAAGTTGCTGAAAAAGATGATAGCGAAATAGACATTTCTGAGTACAGCCTCGATGAAGGAATACCAAACAAGAAGGGTAATGATTCTTTCTAA